In Cyanobium sp. AMD-g, one genomic interval encodes:
- a CDS encoding Coenzyme F420 hydrogenase/dehydrogenase, beta subunit C-terminal domain, whose product MSTVPSPAPASLAPHDRARPLAKGSPKPAKDLCSDCGLCDSRWVAYVRRACAFLEQRFEAMEEQAHGRSRRLDDEDELYFGVHQRMVTARLRQPIEGAQWTGIVSRIGVRALESGLVDAVLCVQQSPDDRFTPVPVLARTPEEVLAARVNKPTLSPNLEVLEQLPGSGIERLLAIGVGCQIQALRAVQATLPLQKLYVLGLPCVDNVSRDGLQTFLESASRSPDTVVHYEFMQDFRIHFRHSDGHQETVPFFGLDTPALKDVFAPSCLSCFDYTNAGADLVVGYMGATFGRQWVTVRNALGQELLNLVEPELDLAPVTSSGDRRQAVQQGIDAYEKALKLPMWLAELVGVFVQRFGPKGLEYGRFSIDSHFTRNALWLQRHHPEKVDAHIPAFARKIVARYRLPKP is encoded by the coding sequence TTGTCCACCGTTCCATCACCGGCACCGGCCTCCCTGGCGCCGCACGATCGAGCCCGACCCCTGGCCAAGGGCAGCCCCAAACCCGCGAAGGACCTCTGCAGCGACTGCGGCCTCTGCGACAGCCGCTGGGTGGCCTACGTGCGCCGGGCCTGCGCCTTCCTGGAGCAGCGCTTCGAGGCCATGGAGGAGCAGGCCCACGGCCGCAGCCGCCGCCTCGACGACGAGGACGAGCTCTACTTCGGTGTCCACCAGCGCATGGTCACCGCCCGCCTGCGCCAGCCGATCGAGGGGGCCCAGTGGACGGGCATCGTCAGCCGCATCGGCGTGCGGGCCCTGGAGAGCGGCCTGGTGGATGCGGTGCTGTGCGTGCAGCAGAGCCCGGACGACCGCTTCACGCCGGTGCCGGTGCTGGCCCGCACCCCTGAAGAGGTTCTGGCGGCGCGGGTGAACAAGCCCACCCTCTCCCCCAACCTGGAGGTGCTCGAGCAGTTGCCGGGCAGCGGCATCGAGCGGCTGCTGGCCATCGGCGTGGGCTGCCAGATCCAGGCCCTGCGGGCCGTGCAGGCCACCCTGCCCCTGCAGAAGCTCTACGTGCTCGGCCTGCCCTGCGTCGACAACGTCAGCCGGGACGGGCTGCAGACCTTCCTGGAGAGCGCCAGCCGCTCGCCCGACACGGTGGTGCACTACGAGTTCATGCAGGACTTCCGCATCCACTTCCGCCACAGCGACGGCCACCAGGAGACGGTGCCCTTCTTCGGCCTCGACACCCCCGCCCTCAAGGACGTGTTCGCCCCCAGCTGCCTGAGCTGCTTCGACTACACCAACGCCGGCGCCGATCTGGTGGTGGGCTACATGGGCGCCACGTTCGGCCGCCAGTGGGTCACCGTGCGCAACGCCCTCGGCCAGGAGCTGCTGAATCTGGTGGAACCGGAGCTGGATCTGGCGCCGGTGACCAGCTCCGGCGACCGCCGCCAGGCGGTGCAGCAGGGCATCGACGCGTACGAGAAGGCCCTGAAGCTGCCGATGTGGCTCGCCGAACTGGTGGGCGTGTTCGTGCAGCGCTTCGGGCCGAAGGGCCTCGAGTACGGCCGCTTCTCGATCGATTCCCACTTCACGCGTAATGCCCTCTGGCTGCAGCGCCACCACCCGGAGAAGGTCGACGCCCACATCCCGGCCTTCGCCCGCAAGATCGTGGCCCGCTACCGCCTGCCGAAACCGTGA
- a CDS encoding shikimate dehydrogenase, whose amino-acid sequence MIPPQKQMTGMLGHPVAENPIDRMFDAVYAHHGLCWQFWKNDIANTADLALAVRALVPLGYRGMAITVPYKVAVLPLLDAVDDDVRAIGAANYLTIEAGRLIGHNNDGKGVVKAIEKVAPLAGRRVVMLGAGGAGRAMAVEMAWAGAAHLTLITRRQEQGQEVADTVSRASGVPAVWQPWQGEVVVPAGTSLLMNATHLGCAPELEPVPVRWDTLDPACLVVDVITNPRITPFLATARRHGCPVVDGVEMLVQLAMQIFEQWTGVTPEEAVFQRAVAEALGE is encoded by the coding sequence GTGATCCCTCCCCAGAAGCAGATGACCGGCATGCTCGGCCATCCGGTGGCCGAGAACCCGATCGATCGGATGTTCGATGCGGTCTATGCCCACCACGGGCTGTGCTGGCAGTTCTGGAAGAACGACATTGCCAACACGGCGGACCTGGCCCTGGCGGTGCGGGCCCTGGTGCCCCTGGGCTATCGCGGCATGGCCATCACCGTCCCCTACAAGGTGGCGGTGCTGCCCCTGCTCGATGCCGTCGATGACGACGTGCGGGCCATCGGTGCCGCCAACTACCTCACCATCGAGGCCGGCCGCCTGATCGGCCACAACAACGACGGCAAGGGGGTGGTGAAGGCGATCGAAAAAGTGGCGCCCCTGGCGGGCCGGCGGGTGGTGATGCTCGGGGCCGGCGGCGCCGGCCGGGCGATGGCGGTGGAGATGGCCTGGGCCGGCGCGGCCCACCTCACCCTGATCACCCGGCGGCAGGAGCAGGGCCAGGAGGTGGCGGACACCGTGTCCCGCGCCTCCGGCGTGCCGGCGGTGTGGCAGCCGTGGCAGGGGGAGGTGGTGGTGCCGGCGGGCACCAGCCTGCTGATGAATGCCACCCACCTGGGCTGCGCGCCGGAGCTGGAGCCGGTGCCCGTCCGCTGGGACACGCTGGATCCGGCCTGCCTGGTGGTGGATGTGATCACCAACCCCCGCATCACCCCCTTCCTGGCCACGGCCCGCCGCCACGGCTGCCCGGTGGTGGATGGGGTCGAGATGCTGGTGCAGCTGGCCATGCAGATCTTCGAGCAATGGACCGGCGTCACCCCCGAGGAGGCGGTGTTCCAGCGCGCCGTGGCCGAGGCCCTTGGGGAGTGA
- a CDS encoding ribose-phosphate pyrophosphokinase, which produces MSTFSTAERVEQSGQPPLTSHDPRRLRLFCGNANPDLAREIGAYLGVPDGPRVIKRFADGELYIQIQESIRGCDVFLIQPTCAPVNDHLMELLIMVDACRRASARQITAVIPYYGYARADRKTAGRESITAKLVANLLVKSGVERVLAMDLHSSQIQGYFDIPCDHIYGSPVLVDYLSTRDLGEVVVVSPDVGGVARARAFAKQMKDAPLAIIDKRRSGHNVAESLTVIGDVVGKTAILIDDMIDTGGTIFQGAQLLRSRGAARVLACATHAVFSPPAIERLSTPGLFEEVVVTNSIPLPPDLHFPQLRVLSIANMLGETIWRIHQESSVSSMFR; this is translated from the coding sequence TTGTCCACTTTCTCGACCGCTGAACGGGTGGAGCAGAGCGGGCAGCCGCCCCTCACCAGCCACGACCCCCGCCGGTTGCGGTTGTTCTGCGGCAATGCCAACCCCGATCTGGCCCGCGAGATCGGTGCCTACCTCGGTGTGCCTGACGGCCCGAGGGTGATCAAACGCTTCGCCGACGGCGAGCTCTACATCCAGATCCAGGAGTCGATCCGCGGCTGCGACGTCTTTCTGATCCAGCCCACCTGTGCTCCGGTGAACGATCACCTGATGGAGCTGCTGATCATGGTGGATGCCTGCCGCCGGGCCTCGGCGCGCCAGATCACGGCCGTCATCCCCTACTACGGCTACGCCCGCGCCGACCGCAAGACGGCTGGACGGGAATCGATCACGGCCAAGCTGGTGGCCAACCTGCTGGTCAAGTCCGGCGTCGAGCGGGTGCTGGCCATGGACCTGCACTCCTCCCAGATTCAGGGCTACTTCGACATCCCCTGCGACCACATCTACGGCTCACCGGTCCTGGTCGACTACCTCTCCACCCGCGATCTGGGTGAGGTGGTGGTGGTGTCCCCCGACGTGGGCGGTGTGGCCCGGGCCCGGGCCTTCGCCAAGCAGATGAAGGATGCGCCCCTGGCGATCATCGACAAGCGCCGCTCCGGCCACAACGTGGCCGAAAGCCTGACCGTGATCGGCGATGTGGTTGGCAAGACGGCGATCCTGATCGACGACATGATCGACACCGGCGGCACCATCTTCCAGGGCGCCCAGTTGCTTCGCTCCCGGGGGGCGGCCCGGGTGCTGGCCTGCGCCACCCACGCCGTGTTTTCCCCCCCCGCCATCGAGCGTCTTTCCACCCCTGGCCTGTTCGAGGAGGTGGTGGTGACCAACAGCATCCCCCTGCCCCCCGATCTGCACTTCCCCCAACTGCGGGTGCTCTCGATCGCCAACATGCTGGGGGAAACGATCTGGCGCATCCACCAGGAGAGCTCGGTCAGCTCGATGTTCCGCTGA
- a CDS encoding MarC family protein, with protein MAITPELLVPSTFQHYLLGLFAVANNFPAIGPFLTLSQGVPAGQVRRVIRITTFSSLLIMLGAYVLGTAVLQFFGISVSAFQIAGGLLLGFSGLSMLNATDPGDSHEKNFDVSHMDVGQMTSSAIVPISLPLTTGAGTMSTITVYAEAARTLNHRLELFGAILAMAILIGLMFTFATRLTRLLGHVGMTVLIKVMGLFTLAIGVQFIATGASTILSRVTLKI; from the coding sequence ATGGCGATCACTCCCGAGCTGTTGGTTCCGAGCACCTTCCAGCACTACCTGCTGGGGTTGTTCGCCGTGGCCAACAACTTCCCCGCCATCGGGCCGTTCCTCACCCTGAGCCAGGGGGTGCCCGCGGGCCAGGTGCGCCGGGTGATTCGAATCACCACCTTCTCCAGCCTGCTGATCATGCTGGGCGCCTATGTCCTGGGCACGGCGGTGCTGCAGTTCTTCGGCATCAGCGTCAGTGCCTTCCAGATCGCCGGCGGCCTGCTGCTGGGCTTCAGTGGCCTGAGCATGCTCAATGCCACCGACCCGGGCGATTCGCACGAGAAGAACTTCGATGTCTCCCACATGGATGTGGGACAGATGACCTCCTCGGCGATCGTGCCGATCTCCCTGCCCCTCACCACCGGCGCCGGCACGATGTCGACGATCACGGTGTATGCCGAGGCGGCCCGCACCCTCAACCACCGCCTCGAGCTGTTCGGGGCGATCCTGGCGATGGCGATCCTGATCGGACTGATGTTCACCTTCGCCACCCGCCTCACCCGGCTGCTGGGTCATGTGGGGATGACGGTTCTGATCAAGGTGATGGGCCTGTTCACCCTGGCGATCGGGGTGCAGTTCATTGCCACCGGCGCCAGCACGATTCTCAGCCGGGTGACGCTGAAGATCTGA
- a CDS encoding LCP family protein — MPARRKPRRPAEPPAPGTPAATSTVAARTPKRPLLNGRLLKSLGITAAGAVVGMATLGLLWPMPDRALAPTAEVGPASLAAPPARPITVLVIGSDGERIGAPINKAAPAGPANADALLLVRINPEGPLQVLNLPTEVAVNLPGQKGVKRLGEAFRIGGVALTADAVRELLGLQPPAPDRYLVLPRGALRDLVNGLGGLELSPPRRMSYTDKSQKLTIDLQAGLQQLGGAKVEQLVRFRDPWLGDTGRRSNQQLVASSLRERMLQPERLAKLPFLVSQLQPKVETNLSPGETLSLLAAGLDGSKPVQFASLPLKPAQEKHKGLRQLDPGATPPLWKEPSAP; from the coding sequence ATGCCCGCCCGCCGGAAGCCCCGCCGACCCGCCGAACCCCCGGCCCCCGGAACCCCCGCGGCGACCTCCACGGTGGCGGCCCGGACCCCGAAGCGGCCCCTGCTGAACGGGCGGTTGCTGAAAAGCCTCGGCATCACCGCTGCCGGCGCCGTGGTGGGGATGGCCACCCTGGGGCTGCTCTGGCCGATGCCGGACCGGGCCCTGGCCCCCACGGCCGAGGTGGGCCCGGCCAGCCTGGCCGCCCCGCCAGCGCGGCCCATCACCGTGCTGGTGATCGGCAGCGACGGCGAGCGGATCGGCGCACCGATCAACAAGGCCGCCCCCGCCGGCCCCGCCAACGCCGATGCCCTGCTGCTGGTGCGCATCAACCCGGAGGGGCCCCTGCAGGTGCTCAACCTGCCCACCGAAGTGGCGGTGAACCTGCCTGGCCAGAAGGGAGTGAAACGGCTGGGTGAGGCCTTCCGCATCGGCGGCGTGGCGCTCACCGCCGATGCGGTGCGGGAGCTGCTGGGGCTGCAGCCCCCCGCGCCCGACCGCTACCTGGTGCTCCCGCGGGGGGCACTGCGGGATCTGGTCAACGGCCTGGGCGGGCTGGAACTCAGTCCGCCGCGGCGGATGAGCTACACCGACAAATCCCAGAAGCTGACCATCGACCTGCAGGCCGGGCTGCAGCAGCTGGGGGGCGCCAAGGTGGAGCAGCTGGTGCGCTTCCGTGACCCGTGGCTGGGCGACACCGGCCGCCGCAGCAACCAGCAGCTGGTGGCCAGCAGCCTCCGGGAACGGATGCTGCAACCGGAGCGGCTGGCGAAGCTGCCGTTCCTGGTGAGCCAGCTGCAGCCGAAGGTGGAGACCAACCTCTCGCCGGGCGAGACCCTCAGCCTGCTGGCAGCCGGACTCGATGGCAGCAAGCCGGTGCAGTTCGCCAGCCTGCCGCTGAAGCCCGCTCAGGAGAAGCACAAGGGTCTGCGCCAGCTGGATCCCGGCGCGACACCGCCGCTCTGGAAGGAGCCCTCGGCGCCGTAG
- a CDS encoding glycoside hydrolase family 10 protein, whose translation MPGSPPPVPRAPLKRFAHLKRLLPVPLTVLVTALLALTVGAPRPADAQSRLPKSFERRVGVWLTNSPSPLYYDATRIETAVAQLDAAGFNTLYPNVWSRGATFHRSRWAPLEPALAKANPGLDPICRFTKAAHRRGMQVIPWFEYGLMEPGDAEVVQRNPEWVLRRADGSALYAMHGANLKTSPLKDLRVWLNPAHPGVRARFIGLIKEIVQRCGVDGIQLDDHFAWPVELGYDPYTRALYLADTGREPPANFNDRYWMKWRRQQLTALLRELRSTMQEAGGPRRTVISLSPGPFRFAYNHWLQDWELWALGELVDDLIVQNYAYSVKGFARDLDQPALVKARRWGMPVEIGILSGFGGRTPDMATLEQKVRLSAARGHGVIFFYWEGLWGQYAGPEGAAVRQAAFRRLNREVFGSR comes from the coding sequence ATGCCAGGCTCTCCACCGCCCGTTCCGCGGGCGCCGCTCAAGCGCTTCGCCCATCTCAAGCGCCTCCTGCCGGTGCCGCTCACCGTGCTCGTCACGGCCCTGCTGGCCCTGACGGTGGGAGCCCCCCGGCCGGCCGACGCCCAAAGCCGCCTGCCGAAGAGCTTCGAGCGCCGCGTGGGGGTGTGGCTCACCAACAGCCCCAGCCCCCTCTACTACGACGCCACCCGCATCGAGACCGCCGTGGCGCAGCTCGACGCCGCCGGCTTCAACACCCTCTACCCCAACGTCTGGAGCCGGGGGGCCACCTTCCACCGCAGCCGCTGGGCGCCACTGGAGCCGGCCCTGGCCAAGGCCAACCCCGGCCTCGACCCGATCTGCCGCTTCACCAAGGCCGCCCATCGCCGCGGCATGCAGGTGATCCCCTGGTTCGAGTACGGCCTGATGGAGCCAGGCGATGCCGAGGTCGTGCAGCGCAACCCTGAGTGGGTGCTGCGCCGTGCCGATGGCAGTGCCCTCTACGCCATGCACGGCGCCAACCTGAAAACCTCGCCGCTCAAGGACCTGCGGGTGTGGCTGAACCCGGCCCACCCAGGGGTGCGCGCCCGCTTCATCGGTCTGATCAAGGAGATCGTCCAGCGCTGCGGCGTCGACGGCATCCAGCTTGACGACCACTTCGCCTGGCCGGTGGAGCTTGGCTACGACCCCTACACCCGCGCCCTCTACCTGGCGGACACCGGCCGGGAGCCGCCCGCCAACTTCAACGACCGCTACTGGATGAAGTGGCGCCGCCAGCAGCTCACCGCCCTGCTGCGGGAACTGCGGAGCACGATGCAGGAGGCGGGCGGTCCGCGCCGCACGGTGATCAGCCTGTCGCCGGGCCCCTTCCGCTTCGCCTACAACCACTGGCTGCAGGACTGGGAGCTCTGGGCCCTGGGCGAGCTGGTCGACGACCTGATCGTCCAGAACTACGCCTATTCGGTGAAGGGCTTCGCCCGCGACCTCGACCAGCCGGCGCTGGTCAAGGCCCGCCGCTGGGGCATGCCGGTGGAGATCGGCATCCTCTCCGGCTTCGGTGGCCGCACCCCCGACATGGCCACGCTTGAGCAGAAGGTGCGCCTCTCCGCCGCCCGGGGCCACGGCGTGATTTTCTTCTACTGGGAGGGGCTCTGGGGTCAGTACGCCGGGCCGGAGGGGGCCGCCGTCCGGCAGGCCGCCTTCCGGCGCCTCAACAGAGAGGTGTTCGGCAGCCGCTAG
- the pepN gene encoding aminopeptidase N: MAVVHLADYRPAPYLLERTDLTVRLFADHALVEARLAFLPGPGAEPDGSPAPLELKGVDLELRCLELDGVPLPADAIQLEDDRLLVLQPPQRPFVITSTVWLDPRANTSLEGLYVSGGMVTTQCEAEGFRRITYHPDRPDLLSRFRVRIEADRHTAPVLLSNGNSLESGDLPPGPAGEARHYAVWDDPFPKPSYLFALVAGRLEEIRDTFVTASGRAVQLRLHVEPGDAPFTAHAMASLKRAMQWDERVYGLEYDLDEYNIVAVRHFNMGAMENKSLNIFNSKLVLADAATATDGELERIESVIAHEYFHNWTGNRITCRDWFQLSLKEGLTVFRDQSFSADLHGHALNRIENVAMLRNTQFREDAGPTAHPVQPDQYQAIDNFYTTTIYEKGSEVIRVLHTLLGEETFQRGMALYVVRHDGTAATCEDFVQAMQDAAGEVDESCRLPPFDFTQFRRWYHQAGTPVLHVRRRWNKAAGILELFVRQSTPATPGQPDKQPLVIPLAVGLVGQAGQPLPMRLVAEDPDHGAAPLLPRRWGAGTRLLLIDQQEQVFRFEGLPAQSPPPALSLLRQFSAPVRVELGRPSSELVHLLAADSDPFARWDAGQLLLRRAVLRRAAGRVDGGLEEALIAAFERILADPSLSEASRSVLLALPGLAELEDAAPQPDPPALFAALQALRGRFGEALAEPLQRALERVSDQWSLAWPEGVGDRMLTASIWSWRVAAGDAAVIAAARSAVDGPSMTLARAGLRALQDHPIAARQDAMEAFYARWEQKPVILDSWFALEASAPFADGLERVQRLLDHPRFDPAAPNSVRAVLGGLAGNPPVFHAADGSGYRFMADQIAALDQRNPITASRLAKVFSRWQSYGAGRRQRMREALDQLAAAELSTNTREVVGQCLGAAAENA, encoded by the coding sequence ATGGCCGTCGTGCATCTCGCCGACTACCGGCCGGCGCCCTATCTGCTGGAGCGCACCGATCTCACGGTGCGCCTCTTCGCTGACCATGCCCTGGTGGAGGCGCGCCTGGCGTTCCTCCCCGGACCTGGAGCCGAGCCGGACGGGAGCCCTGCGCCGCTGGAGCTGAAGGGCGTGGATCTCGAGCTGCGTTGCCTCGAGCTCGATGGCGTTCCCCTGCCCGCCGACGCCATCCAGCTGGAGGATGACCGCCTGCTGGTGCTGCAGCCGCCCCAGCGACCCTTCGTGATCACCAGCACGGTGTGGCTTGATCCGCGCGCCAACACCAGCCTGGAAGGGCTCTACGTGAGCGGCGGGATGGTCACCACCCAGTGCGAGGCGGAGGGGTTCCGGCGCATCACCTACCACCCGGATCGCCCCGACCTGCTCAGCCGCTTCCGGGTGCGGATCGAGGCCGACCGCCACACCGCCCCGGTGCTGCTCTCCAACGGCAACAGCCTCGAGAGCGGCGACCTGCCGCCCGGGCCCGCCGGGGAAGCCCGCCACTACGCCGTCTGGGACGACCCCTTCCCCAAGCCCTCCTACCTGTTCGCCCTGGTGGCAGGCCGGCTGGAGGAGATCCGCGACACGTTCGTCACCGCCAGCGGCCGGGCCGTGCAGCTGCGCCTGCATGTGGAGCCGGGCGATGCCCCCTTCACCGCCCACGCCATGGCGTCGCTGAAGCGGGCGATGCAATGGGACGAGCGCGTCTATGGCCTGGAGTATGACCTCGACGAGTACAACATCGTTGCGGTGCGCCACTTCAACATGGGCGCGATGGAGAACAAGAGCCTCAACATCTTCAACTCCAAGCTGGTGCTGGCTGATGCCGCCACGGCCACCGATGGCGAACTGGAGCGCATCGAAAGTGTGATCGCCCATGAGTATTTCCATAACTGGACGGGCAACCGCATCACCTGCCGCGACTGGTTCCAGCTGTCGTTGAAGGAGGGGCTCACCGTCTTCCGGGATCAGAGCTTCTCGGCCGATCTGCATGGCCATGCACTCAACCGGATCGAAAACGTGGCGATGCTGCGCAACACCCAGTTCCGGGAGGATGCGGGTCCGACGGCCCATCCGGTGCAACCGGATCAGTACCAGGCGATCGATAACTTCTATACCACCACGATCTATGAGAAGGGTTCGGAGGTGATCCGGGTGCTGCACACCCTGCTGGGGGAGGAGACTTTCCAGCGGGGCATGGCGCTGTATGTGGTGCGCCATGACGGCACCGCCGCCACCTGCGAAGACTTCGTCCAGGCGATGCAGGACGCGGCCGGCGAAGTGGACGAGAGCTGCCGCCTGCCGCCCTTCGATTTCACCCAGTTCCGCCGCTGGTACCACCAGGCGGGTACGCCCGTGTTGCACGTGCGGCGCCGCTGGAACAAGGCGGCCGGGATCCTGGAGCTGTTCGTGCGCCAGTCGACCCCCGCCACCCCGGGGCAGCCCGACAAGCAGCCCCTGGTGATTCCGCTGGCGGTGGGGCTGGTGGGCCAGGCCGGCCAGCCCCTGCCGATGCGGCTAGTGGCCGAAGACCCCGATCACGGCGCCGCCCCGCTGCTGCCGCGGCGCTGGGGGGCTGGGACGCGCCTGCTGCTGATCGACCAGCAGGAGCAGGTCTTCCGCTTCGAGGGGCTGCCGGCCCAGTCGCCGCCGCCGGCCCTCTCCCTGCTGCGCCAGTTCTCGGCGCCGGTGCGGGTGGAGCTGGGGCGGCCCAGCAGCGAGCTGGTGCACCTGCTGGCCGCCGACAGCGACCCCTTCGCCCGCTGGGACGCGGGCCAGTTGCTGCTGCGCCGGGCCGTGCTGCGCCGGGCCGCCGGCCGGGTGGATGGGGGTCTGGAGGAGGCGCTGATCGCCGCCTTCGAGCGGATCCTGGCCGACCCCTCCCTCTCGGAGGCCAGCCGCAGCGTGCTGCTGGCCCTGCCGGGTCTGGCCGAGCTGGAGGACGCCGCACCACAACCCGATCCCCCAGCCCTGTTCGCCGCCCTGCAGGCCCTGCGCGGCCGCTTCGGGGAGGCCCTGGCCGAGCCGCTGCAGCGGGCCCTGGAGCGGGTCAGCGATCAGTGGTCTTTGGCCTGGCCGGAGGGGGTTGGCGACCGGATGCTGACGGCCTCGATCTGGAGCTGGCGGGTGGCCGCCGGCGACGCGGCGGTGATCGCTGCCGCCCGCTCGGCCGTCGATGGCCCCTCGATGACCCTGGCCCGGGCGGGCCTGCGGGCGCTGCAGGATCACCCGATCGCCGCCCGCCAGGACGCGATGGAGGCCTTCTATGCCCGCTGGGAGCAGAAGCCGGTGATCCTCGATTCCTGGTTCGCCCTGGAGGCCTCAGCCCCCTTCGCCGATGGCCTGGAGCGGGTGCAGCGGCTGCTCGACCACCCCCGCTTCGATCCGGCGGCCCCCAACTCGGTGCGTGCGGTGCTGGGGGGACTGGCGGGCAACCCGCCGGTGTTCCATGCCGCCGACGGCAGCGGCTACCGCTTCATGGCCGACCAGATCGCCGCCCTGGACCAGCGCAATCCGATCACGGCCTCGCGCCTGGCCAAGGTGTTCAGCCGCTGGCAGAGCTACGGCGCCGGACGGCGGCAGCGGATGCGGGAGGCCCTCGACCAGTTGGCGGCGGCCGAACTCTCCACCAACACCCGCGAGGTGGTGGGGCAGTGCCTCGGCGCGGCTGCGGAGAACGCCTAG
- the malQ gene encoding 4-alpha-glucanotransferase, translated as MSGDPRACGVLLHPTALPGTRACGSFGAAARDWIDLLAAEGVGVWQLLPLAPTDGTGSPYSSPSGSALNPWLIDADDLVAEGLISSADRDALPAGPTDRLDPAAAAERAAAIAVALGRRWADQPQGSQEAFARWEQRQSFWLVDHCRFMVIRRLQGGRPWWEWPEPLARRQAPALRALVDAQSRALQEEALLQWQLQCQWSRLQQRAHDQGVRLVGDLPFYVAHDSADVWSHRRLFALRADGGLVEQSGVPPDYFAATGQLWGTPVYRWWVHRLTGFRWWLQRLGRQLELMDLLRLDHFRALEAYWSVPGADVTAEHGTWRPSPGRALLQRLWWRCRRRNRLLAGDRLPLIAEDLGVITPAVEALRDRFELPGMKILQFAFDGNDDNAYLPANYKGSRWVVYTGTHDNATSLGWWRDLDDDARGRVAALVGGEVPAPSWQLLELALASPAELAVVPLQDLLELGDEARFNTPGTIEGNWSWRLAQPVAALAGPLQGFGVMAARYGRGRGAAAAAGGG; from the coding sequence GTGAGCGGCGACCCCCGGGCCTGCGGCGTGCTGCTCCACCCCACGGCCCTGCCGGGCACACGGGCCTGCGGCAGCTTCGGCGCCGCCGCCCGTGACTGGATCGACCTGCTGGCCGCCGAGGGGGTGGGGGTGTGGCAACTGCTGCCCCTGGCCCCCACCGACGGCACCGGCTCCCCCTACAGCTCCCCCAGCGGCTCGGCCCTCAACCCCTGGCTGATCGATGCCGACGACCTGGTGGCCGAGGGCCTGATCAGCTCCGCCGACCGGGACGCCCTGCCCGCCGGGCCCACCGATCGCCTCGATCCGGCCGCTGCCGCGGAGCGGGCGGCAGCCATCGCCGTGGCCCTGGGGCGCCGCTGGGCCGACCAGCCCCAGGGGAGCCAGGAAGCCTTCGCTCGCTGGGAGCAGCGGCAGAGCTTCTGGCTGGTGGACCACTGCCGCTTCATGGTGATCCGACGCCTCCAGGGGGGGCGGCCCTGGTGGGAGTGGCCGGAGCCCCTGGCCCGGCGGCAGGCCCCCGCCCTGCGGGCCCTGGTCGACGCCCAGAGCCGGGCCCTGCAGGAGGAGGCCCTGCTGCAGTGGCAGCTCCAGTGCCAGTGGAGCCGCCTGCAGCAGCGCGCCCATGACCAGGGGGTGCGGCTGGTGGGGGATCTTCCCTTCTACGTGGCCCACGACAGCGCCGATGTCTGGAGCCACCGGCGCCTGTTCGCCCTTCGGGCCGACGGCGGGCTGGTGGAGCAGAGCGGCGTGCCGCCCGATTACTTCGCCGCCACCGGCCAGCTGTGGGGCACCCCTGTGTACCGCTGGTGGGTGCACCGCCTCACCGGCTTCCGCTGGTGGCTGCAACGGCTGGGGCGGCAGCTGGAGCTGATGGATCTGCTGCGCCTCGATCACTTCCGGGCCCTGGAGGCCTACTGGAGCGTGCCCGGGGCGGATGTCACCGCCGAGCACGGCACCTGGCGCCCCTCCCCCGGCCGCGCCCTGCTGCAACGCCTCTGGTGGCGCTGCCGCCGCCGGAACCGGCTGCTGGCCGGCGATCGTCTGCCGCTGATTGCCGAAGACCTGGGCGTCATCACCCCGGCCGTGGAGGCCCTGCGCGATCGTTTCGAGCTGCCCGGGATGAAGATCCTCCAATTCGCCTTCGACGGCAACGACGACAACGCCTACCTGCCGGCGAACTACAAGGGCAGCCGCTGGGTGGTTTACACCGGCACCCACGACAACGCCACCAGCCTCGGCTGGTGGCGCGATCTCGACGACGACGCCAGGGGACGGGTCGCGGCGCTGGTGGGCGGTGAGGTGCCGGCGCCGAGCTGGCAGCTGCTGGAGCTGGCCCTGGCTTCGCCGGCCGAGCTGGCCGTGGTGCCGCTTCAGGACCTGCTGGAGCTCGGCGACGAGGCCCGCTTCAACACCCCTGGCACCATCGAAGGCAACTGGAGCTGGCGACTGGCTCAGCCTGTGGCCGCGCTGGCGGGGCCCCTGCAGGGCTTCGGCGTCATGGCGGCCCGCTATGGCCGGGGGCGCGGGGCGGCGGCCGCAGCCGGGGGCGGGTAG